One Pseudonocardia sediminis DNA window includes the following coding sequences:
- a CDS encoding NAD-dependent malic enzyme has protein sequence MPIPGPGYAITARVDAPATSTSAGDLTAAVGVVGGVVTAFDVVEAKTDSIVVDISANARNTDHVEEIKDAIDALEGFSVRKISDRTFLLHLGGKIEVRSKVNLRTRDDLSRAYTPGVARVSMAIAENPSDARRLTIKRNTVAVVTDGSAVLGLGNIGAAAAMPVMEGKAALFKQFANVDAWPVCLDTQDTEEIIRTVQILAPGYGGINLEDIAAPRCFEIERRLREMLDIPVFHDDQHGTAVVVLGALRNALRVVGKRFADVKVVVCGVGAAGSAIIRLLGSEETADVLAVDVDGIVHQDRPGMDENLVSIAAQTNKDGKTGSLADALVGADVFVGVSAPNLFGADELATMAERSIVFALANPDPEVDPAVAQQHAAVVATGRSDYPNQINNVLAFPGVFRGLLDAQAHDITDEMMLAASAAIADVVAEPSPSFIVPSVFDTTVAPAVAEALRTAAGKQARKGEVEAG, from the coding sequence GTGCCCATCCCCGGTCCCGGATATGCGATCACCGCCCGCGTCGACGCCCCCGCCACCTCCACGTCCGCAGGCGACCTGACCGCGGCCGTCGGTGTCGTCGGCGGCGTCGTCACCGCGTTCGACGTGGTGGAGGCGAAGACCGACTCGATCGTCGTCGACATCAGTGCCAACGCGCGCAACACCGACCACGTCGAGGAGATCAAGGACGCGATCGACGCCCTGGAGGGCTTCTCCGTCCGCAAGATCTCCGACCGGACGTTCCTGCTCCACCTCGGCGGCAAGATCGAGGTCCGCTCGAAGGTCAACCTGCGTACCCGTGACGATCTCTCCCGCGCCTACACCCCGGGCGTCGCGCGGGTGTCGATGGCGATCGCGGAGAACCCGTCCGACGCCCGGCGTCTGACGATCAAGCGCAACACCGTCGCCGTCGTCACCGACGGGTCCGCCGTGCTCGGGCTGGGCAACATCGGTGCCGCCGCCGCGATGCCGGTGATGGAGGGCAAGGCGGCGCTGTTCAAGCAGTTCGCCAACGTCGACGCCTGGCCGGTGTGCCTGGACACCCAGGACACCGAGGAGATCATCCGGACGGTGCAGATCCTGGCGCCGGGCTACGGCGGGATCAACCTCGAGGACATCGCCGCGCCGCGCTGCTTCGAGATCGAGCGCCGGCTGCGCGAGATGCTCGACATCCCGGTGTTCCACGACGACCAGCACGGCACCGCGGTCGTCGTGCTCGGGGCGCTGCGCAACGCCCTGCGCGTGGTGGGCAAGCGCTTCGCCGACGTCAAGGTCGTGGTCTGCGGGGTCGGCGCCGCCGGCTCGGCGATCATCCGGCTCCTCGGGTCGGAGGAGACCGCGGACGTGCTCGCGGTCGACGTCGACGGCATCGTGCACCAGGACCGTCCCGGCATGGACGAGAACCTGGTCTCGATCGCGGCGCAGACCAACAAGGACGGGAAGACCGGCTCGCTGGCCGACGCCCTGGTCGGCGCCGACGTGTTCGTGGGCGTCTCGGCGCCGAACCTGTTCGGTGCCGACGAGCTGGCGACCATGGCCGAGCGCTCGATCGTGTTCGCGCTGGCCAACCCGGATCCTGAGGTCGACCCGGCGGTGGCCCAGCAGCACGCCGCCGTCGTCGCGACCGGGCGCTCGGACTACCCGAACCAGATCAACAACGTGCTCGCCTTCCCCGGCGTGTTCCGCGGGCTGCTCGACGCGCAGGCGCACGACATCACCGACGAGATGATGCTCGCCGCCTCGGCCGCGATCGCCGACGTGGTGGCCGAGCCGAGCCCGTCGTTCATCGTGCCGAGCGTGTTCGACACGACCGTCGCGCCCGCCGTCGCCGAGGCCCTGCGCACCGCAGCGGGCAAGCAGGCCCGCAAGGGCGAGGTCGAGGCGGGCTGA
- a CDS encoding heavy metal translocating P-type ATPase: protein MEHDDVRTLSDAAGRVRFAVPALRGRVGTAVAVEDEVDHVTGVRQVHAYPRTGNVVVWYQEQRCDRTELLEAIGKGLGADADATAARSPRSADVGNTELVRLVVGGVALAALGFRRYGLRRPPVLGPTSRTVATGVTIFTGYPFLRGALKSLTGGRGAGTDALVSAATVASLVLRENVVALTVLWLLNIGEYLQDLTLRRSRRAISELLTGAQTRTWMRLADGTEIEVDIADVALGDEVVVHEHVVLPVDGEIVEGDGVIDQAAITGEQLPVTVGPGITLHAGSVLLRGRIVVRATAVGRDTAIGRIIDRVEQAQDDRAPIQTIGENFSRRFVPASFVLSALTLIVTRDVRRAMTMLLVACPCAVGLSTPTAISAAIGNGARRGILIKGGAHLEAAGRVDAIVFDKTGTLTLGRPVVTNVISFDDAWSPEQVLAYAASSEIHSRHPLAQAVIRSTEERRIEIPPHEECEVLLGQGMRVQSDGRVLLIGSVELLRKQKVPVSRKAADWVRRLRKDTETPLLLAVDGTLVGLVSLRDTVRAESREVLDALRADGVKRIVLLTGDHPATAAAVAEELGIDEYRAQVMPEEKQDVVRSLREDGYTVAMIGDGTNDAPALALADIGIAMGVAGTDVAVETADVALAADDLRALLELRDLGRRSITLIRQNYGMSIAVNAAGLLVSAGGALSPVVAAILHNASSVAVVGNSSRLIRYRLDEKAS from the coding sequence ATGGAACACGACGACGTCCGCACACTGAGCGACGCCGCCGGACGGGTCCGGTTCGCCGTCCCCGCCCTGCGCGGCCGGGTCGGCACCGCCGTGGCCGTGGAGGACGAGGTCGACCACGTCACCGGCGTCCGGCAGGTGCACGCCTATCCGCGCACCGGCAACGTCGTCGTCTGGTACCAGGAGCAGCGCTGCGACCGGACGGAGCTGCTGGAGGCGATCGGCAAGGGCCTCGGCGCCGACGCCGACGCCACCGCCGCCCGCTCGCCGCGCTCGGCCGACGTCGGCAACACCGAGCTGGTCCGCCTCGTCGTCGGCGGGGTCGCGCTGGCCGCGCTGGGCTTCCGCCGCTACGGCCTGCGCCGGCCCCCGGTGCTCGGCCCGACCAGCCGTACCGTCGCCACCGGCGTCACGATCTTCACCGGCTACCCGTTCCTGCGCGGCGCGCTGAAGTCCCTCACAGGTGGGCGCGGTGCGGGGACCGACGCGCTCGTGTCCGCGGCCACCGTCGCGAGCCTGGTGCTGCGCGAGAACGTCGTCGCGCTGACCGTGCTGTGGCTGCTCAACATCGGTGAGTACCTGCAGGACCTCACGCTGCGCCGCTCCCGGCGCGCGATCTCCGAGCTGCTCACCGGCGCCCAGACCCGCACCTGGATGCGCCTGGCCGACGGCACCGAGATCGAGGTCGACATCGCCGACGTCGCGCTCGGCGACGAGGTCGTCGTGCACGAGCACGTCGTGCTGCCGGTCGACGGCGAGATCGTCGAGGGCGACGGCGTCATCGACCAGGCCGCGATCACCGGCGAGCAGCTGCCGGTCACCGTCGGACCCGGCATCACGCTGCACGCCGGGTCGGTGCTGCTGCGCGGGCGGATCGTCGTCCGGGCCACCGCCGTCGGCCGCGACACGGCGATCGGGCGGATCATCGACCGGGTCGAGCAGGCCCAGGACGACCGCGCCCCGATCCAGACCATCGGCGAGAACTTTTCCCGCCGGTTCGTGCCGGCGTCGTTCGTGCTCTCGGCGCTGACGCTGATCGTGACCCGCGACGTCCGCCGGGCGATGACCATGCTGCTCGTCGCCTGCCCGTGCGCGGTCGGGCTCTCCACACCGACCGCGATCAGCGCCGCGATCGGCAACGGTGCCCGCCGCGGCATCCTGATCAAGGGTGGCGCGCACCTGGAGGCCGCCGGCCGGGTCGACGCGATCGTGTTCGACAAGACCGGCACGCTCACCCTCGGCCGCCCCGTCGTCACGAACGTGATCTCCTTCGACGACGCGTGGTCGCCGGAGCAGGTGCTCGCCTACGCGGCCAGCTCCGAGATCCACTCCCGGCACCCGCTGGCCCAGGCCGTGATCCGCTCCACCGAGGAGCGCCGGATCGAGATCCCGCCGCACGAGGAGTGCGAGGTGCTGCTCGGGCAGGGCATGCGCGTGCAGTCCGACGGCCGGGTCCTGCTGATCGGCAGCGTCGAGCTGCTGCGCAAGCAGAAGGTCCCGGTCAGCCGTAAGGCCGCGGACTGGGTGCGTCGCCTGCGCAAGGACACCGAGACGCCGCTGCTCCTGGCCGTCGACGGCACGCTGGTCGGCCTCGTCTCGCTGCGCGACACCGTGCGGGCCGAGTCCCGCGAGGTGCTCGACGCCCTGCGCGCCGACGGCGTAAAGCGGATCGTGCTGCTCACCGGGGACCACCCGGCGACGGCCGCCGCGGTCGCCGAGGAGCTGGGCATCGACGAGTACCGCGCGCAGGTCATGCCGGAGGAGAAGCAGGACGTCGTGCGGAGCCTGCGCGAGGACGGCTACACCGTGGCGATGATCGGGGACGGCACGAACGACGCCCCCGCGCTGGCCCTGGCCGACATCGGCATCGCGATGGGCGTGGCCGGCACCGACGTCGCCGTCGAGACCGCCGACGTCGCCCTGGCCGCGGACGACCTGCGGGCCCTGCTGGAGCTGCGCGACCTCGGACGCCGGAGCATCACGCTGATCCGGCAGAACTACGGGATGTCGATCGCGGTCAACGCGGCCGGGCTGCTGGTCTCCGCCGGGGGCGCGCTGTCGCCGGTGGTGGCGGCGATCCTGCACAACGCGTCCAGCGTCGCCGTCGTCGGCAACAGCTCGCGCCTGATCCGCTACCGCCTGGACGAGAAGGCCTCCTGA
- a CDS encoding DUF1490 family protein, whose protein sequence is MVGALAGKAAGLVVSGLAGAVAYDGVKRVAQSGAVRSAAVTVTSWGLLGARAAETGAERARLATADIVSEARGRIGEQAPAPGAASTGHGHEH, encoded by the coding sequence GTGGTCGGAGCATTGGCCGGCAAGGCAGCAGGGCTGGTCGTCAGCGGTCTCGCGGGTGCCGTGGCCTACGACGGCGTCAAGCGGGTCGCACAGTCCGGTGCCGTGCGCAGCGCCGCGGTCACCGTGACGTCGTGGGGTCTCCTGGGCGCCCGTGCGGCGGAGACCGGCGCGGAGCGCGCCCGTCTCGCGACCGCGGACATCGTCAGCGAGGCCCGCGGGCGGATCGGTGAGCAGGCCCCCGCACCGGGCGCGGCGAGCACCGGGCACGGCCACGAGCACTGA
- a CDS encoding YebC/PmpR family DNA-binding transcriptional regulator has protein sequence MSGHSKWATTKHKKAVIDARRGKMFAKLIKNIEVAARTGGGDPDGNPTLYDAIQKARKSSVPNDNIERALKRGSGADAGGAEYQSITYEGYGPNGVAVLIECLTDNRNRAATEVRTAMTRNGGQMADPGSVAYLFTRKGVVLLPKGELAEDDVLMAVLDAGAEEVSDLGETYEVISEAGDVVAVRTALQQAGIDYDSADQTFIPSMQIELDAEGAKKIFRLIEALEDSDDVQNVYSNFDVSDEVMAEVG, from the coding sequence ATGAGCGGTCACTCCAAGTGGGCGACGACCAAGCACAAGAAGGCCGTGATCGACGCCCGTCGCGGCAAGATGTTCGCGAAGCTGATCAAGAACATCGAGGTCGCGGCGCGGACCGGCGGGGGAGACCCCGACGGCAACCCCACGCTCTACGACGCGATCCAGAAGGCCAGGAAGAGCTCGGTCCCCAACGACAACATCGAGCGCGCCCTCAAGCGCGGCTCCGGGGCCGACGCCGGCGGCGCCGAGTACCAGTCGATCACCTACGAGGGCTACGGCCCGAACGGTGTCGCGGTCCTCATCGAGTGCCTGACCGACAACCGCAACCGCGCCGCGACCGAGGTCCGGACCGCGATGACCCGCAACGGCGGGCAGATGGCCGACCCCGGCTCGGTGGCCTACCTGTTCACCCGCAAGGGCGTCGTGCTCCTGCCCAAGGGCGAGCTGGCCGAGGACGACGTGCTGATGGCCGTCCTCGACGCCGGCGCGGAGGAGGTCAGCGACCTCGGCGAGACCTACGAGGTGATCAGCGAGGCCGGTGACGTCGTCGCCGTCCGCACCGCGCTGCAGCAGGCCGGCATCGACTACGACTCGGCCGACCAGACGTTCATCCCGTCGATGCAGATCGAGCTGGACGCCGAGGGCGCGAAGAAGATCTTCCGCCTGATCGAGGCGCTCGAGGACTCCGACGACGTGCAGAACGTCTACTCGAACTTCGACGTGTCCGACGAGGTCATGGCCGAGGTCGGCTGA
- the pdxT gene encoding pyridoxal 5'-phosphate synthase glutaminase subunit PdxT, giving the protein MTSPTVGVLALQGNVREHLDALTACGARPVPVRRESELDAVDGLILPGGESTTMSKLLDVFELLEPLRARLGAGMPAYGSCAGMILLADRILDGRSDQHQLGGLDVVVRRNAFGRQVDSFETDLDFRGLDGGPVHAVFIRAPWVEKTGSDVEVLASVPHVTSMGEDPGAAAGRPVAVRQGPVLATSFHPELTGDRRVHGLFVDMVRTSA; this is encoded by the coding sequence ATGACGTCCCCGACCGTCGGAGTGCTGGCCCTGCAGGGCAACGTGCGTGAGCACCTGGACGCGCTGACCGCGTGCGGGGCGCGTCCGGTGCCGGTGCGCCGCGAGTCCGAGCTCGACGCCGTCGACGGGCTGATCCTGCCCGGCGGTGAGTCGACCACGATGAGCAAGCTGCTCGACGTGTTCGAGCTCCTGGAGCCGCTGCGCGCCCGGCTCGGTGCGGGGATGCCGGCCTACGGCTCGTGCGCCGGGATGATCCTGCTCGCCGACCGGATCCTCGACGGGCGCTCCGACCAGCACCAGCTCGGCGGACTCGACGTCGTCGTGCGGCGCAACGCGTTCGGACGGCAGGTGGACTCGTTCGAGACCGACCTGGACTTCCGCGGCCTCGACGGTGGCCCGGTGCACGCGGTGTTCATCCGGGCCCCGTGGGTGGAGAAGACCGGCAGCGACGTCGAGGTGCTCGCAAGCGTCCCGCACGTCACCAGCATGGGCGAGGACCCCGGCGCCGCGGCCGGACGCCCCGTCGCCGTCCGTCAGGGCCCGGTCCTGGCCACCTCGTTCCACCCGGAGCTCACCGGCGACCGCCGCGTGCACGGCCTGTTCGTCGACATGGTCCGCACCTCGGCCTGA